One segment of Bacteroidales bacterium DNA contains the following:
- a CDS encoding Txe/YoeB family addiction module toxin, whose protein sequence is FSGSGKPEPLKHNLSGKWSRRINLEHRIIYELIDDTIVVYSLRGHY, encoded by the coding sequence TTTTCCGGCAGTGGAAAGCCTGAACCTTTGAAGCACAATTTATCAGGTAAATGGAGCCGGCGCATTAACCTTGAACACCGGATTATTTATGAATTAATTGATGACACCATTGTTGTCTATTCCCTAAGAGGTCATTATTAA